Part of the Kamptonema formosum PCC 6407 genome, AGTCAACAAGGAATGGTAGTTTCAGCCGATCGCATGGCGACTGAAGCAGGAGTCGCTATGCTAAAAAAAGGCGGTAATGCAGTCGATGCAGCGGTAGCGACGGCTTTAGCAATTTCAGTAGTTGAGCCATTTTCAGCGGGTATTGGCGGCGGTGGGTTTTTGCTGTTACGACGGGTAGAAACTGGAGAAGTACAAGCTTTAGATTTCCGCGAAAGAGCTCCTAAATTAGCCGATCGCGATATGTATCTTGATAGTAAAGGTCAGCCCATTAAAAGGGCAAGTCTAGACGGATATCTGGCGGCGGGAGTACCGGGTACGGTGGCGGGATTATACAATGTGCAAAAACTTTACGGGAAATTACCTTGGAATGATGTGGTAGCTCCGGCTGTAAGTCTAGCAGACAAAGGGTTTGTGGTGACAGAACGTTTTGCCAAGTTCTTTGAGTATCGTCAAAATGCGATTAAAAATAATCCAGCCGCACGCAAAATTTTTACTAAAAACGGCACTTTATATAAAAAAAGTGAGTTGCTTGTACAGCCAGATTTAGCTAAGACTTTACGTGCGATCGCCATCGCTCCCCAAAGTTTTTATACTGGAAAAATTGCACAGGCGATCGCCACTGATATGAAGAAAAATAGGGGTTTAATTACTCTCGAAGACCTGAAAAACTATACTCCAATTTGGCGTAAACCTGTCTGTGGAAACTTTCGACAATATCGAATTTGCGGAATGCCACCGCCTTCTGCGGGTGGAATTCAACTGCTACAAATTTTGAATATAATTAGTGATACCAATTTGTCAGATTGGGGGCGAGAAAATCCCGATACTTTGCATCTATTGGCAGAAGCGATGCGAATTAGTTATGCTGACAGAGCCAAATATTTGGGCGATCCAGCCTTTGTGAGAGCACCTGTAAAATCCTTGATAAGTCCTGTTTATGCTGCTAAACGTCGCCAAGAAATTGACATGAAACGCGCTAGGCTCTCTAGTGAGGTAAAACCGATAATAGATCCGAAAAGCGGGAGAGTATCTGCTAAGGAATCTCCAGAAACGACGCATTTAACCGTAGTCGATCGCGATCGTAATGTCGTGAGTTTAACATTTACAGTGAATGGGGCTTTTGGTGCGGGTACTGTGGTACCAGGTACGGGAATTTTACTCAATAATGAGATGGATGACTTTGCTGTTGCGCCAGGGGCACCGAATTTGTTTGGTTTGGTAGGGGGAGAAGCGAATGCGATCGCGCCTGAAAAAACTCCTCTATCCAGTATGACACCTACAATTGTTACTGAAAATGGTCAATTGCGTCTCGCTACTGGTGCTCCCGGAGGTAGCACTATTATTACCACCGTATTACAGATAATTCTAAATGTTTTAGTTTACGATATGGATGCCAGTGCAGCCGTATCTGCACCGCGTATTCATCATCAATGGTTGCCAGATCGGTTAATGGTAGAAAGTAAAAGTTTTTCTGAAGAAATCTTGCAGAAGTTACAGGGAAGAGGACATCAGATAGAAGAAAGATCGCCTTGGGGAAATGCGAATTTAATCATCGTCACTCCTGACGGGGGGTTAGAAGGAGCCGCTGATTCCAGAGGTGAAGGAGTGGCAAAAGGGAGTGGGATGTTATAATAAATTTTAGCACCTGAGTAATAGAGAAATAGCTTCTAACCCTCTACATTCTTAAGCCTACTCTACAAGTCAAAATGACGTTTAAAGCGAGTATCTAATTTGTCAGATTTTTTTTGATTGCAGGTAAAGCATAGTGTATGCAAATTACTGATATCGTTAGTACCGCCGCGAGCTAGGGGAATGATATGATCGATGGTAAGTTGGGCTTCTAGGAAGGTTTTCCCGCAGCTTTGACAGAGGTTGGGTGCGTAAGTCCTGTAAAACTAAATTACTTGCCACTGCGTTCAAAAACACATTAGTAAAAAAAATCTGCTAAATCTGATACATTCTTAAAATTTAATTAAATCCAGTTAACAGTTAACAATTAACAATTAACAATTAACAATTAACAATTAACAATTAAACAGATAAATCCTGACGCGGTTTAAACGTCTCAATCTGCCGCAATTTTTCGTATAATACCCGTTCTTGCTGACTAATTTCTTTAGGAACAGCAATTATAATTTCCACTAATTGATCGCCGCGATCGCCCTTTCCAGTCGGATAACCCTTAGCAGCTAAACGCAGTCGCTGACCCGAAACAACTCCCGGTGGTAACTTCATTTTCACCCAGCCATCAAGCGTCGGCACTTCAATTTCCCCCCCTAACACCGCCTCAGCAGGAGTCAAAGGTAATTGACAGCAAACATCCGATCTTTCTAACTTAAAAAATGGATGAGGGGCTACCGTAATTTTTAAGTATAAATCGCCGCCACCAATGCCTAAATTTCGCAATCTAACTCGTTGTCCACTTACCATTCCCCCAGGCATATCTACCTCAAGAGATCGCCCATCTTCCAGGCGAATTCGCTCGCTACCGCCTGTATAAGCCTTCTCCAAAGGCAACGTCAACCGCGCTTCAATATCCTTCCTAGCTTCGCGAGAACCAGGAGTATAAGTTACTTTTGCAGTGCTAGAAACCCAAGGATCGGATGAAGTTACTCGTGGCGCATTCGATGCCGCTGTCCTCACTTCCCGACGGCGGCCTAACAATTGATCGACAAATTTATTGAAGTCAGAATAATCGCCAAAATCTGCTTTTTCCTCTCCAGAGTCCCCATTTTTTTTGCCATCACCCCAACCTTTAAAATTGGGAACTCGCAAGCCTTGCTTTCCCTGAAATCCTTTTTGCTTCCAGAAGCGAGTAAACTGGTCATACTGCGCTCGCTTGTCTACATCAGAGAGAATATCATAAGCCTCATTAATATCCTTAAATTTATCCTCTGCTGTTTTGTCACCAGGATTTACATCC contains:
- the ggt gene encoding gamma-glutamyltransferase, with the protein product MNFTEKKTLWAIANPFFLLLLVSLSLLGCQQSPKVKRQLERSQQGMVVSADRMATEAGVAMLKKGGNAVDAAVATALAISVVEPFSAGIGGGGFLLLRRVETGEVQALDFRERAPKLADRDMYLDSKGQPIKRASLDGYLAAGVPGTVAGLYNVQKLYGKLPWNDVVAPAVSLADKGFVVTERFAKFFEYRQNAIKNNPAARKIFTKNGTLYKKSELLVQPDLAKTLRAIAIAPQSFYTGKIAQAIATDMKKNRGLITLEDLKNYTPIWRKPVCGNFRQYRICGMPPPSAGGIQLLQILNIISDTNLSDWGRENPDTLHLLAEAMRISYADRAKYLGDPAFVRAPVKSLISPVYAAKRRQEIDMKRARLSSEVKPIIDPKSGRVSAKESPETTHLTVVDRDRNVVSLTFTVNGAFGAGTVVPGTGILLNNEMDDFAVAPGAPNLFGLVGGEANAIAPEKTPLSSMTPTIVTENGQLRLATGAPGGSTIITTVLQIILNVLVYDMDASAAVSAPRIHHQWLPDRLMVESKSFSEEILQKLQGRGHQIEERSPWGNANLIIVTPDGGLEGAADSRGEGVAKGSGML
- a CDS encoding DnaJ C-terminal domain-containing protein, translating into MQNFRNYYQILGLSRDASVDEIKKAYRRLARQLHPDVNPGDKTAEDKFKDINEAYDILSDVDKRAQYDQFTRFWKQKGFQGKQGLRVPNFKGWGDGKKNGDSGEEKADFGDYSDFNKFVDQLLGRRREVRTAASNAPRVTSSDPWVSSTAKVTYTPGSREARKDIEARLTLPLEKAYTGGSERIRLEDGRSLEVDMPGGMVSGQRVRLRNLGIGGGDLYLKITVAPHPFFKLERSDVCCQLPLTPAEAVLGGEIEVPTLDGWVKMKLPPGVVSGQRLRLAAKGYPTGKGDRGDQLVEIIIAVPKEISQQERVLYEKLRQIETFKPRQDLSV